The SAR324 cluster bacterium sequence TTACTCTGGGGAATGGCAAAAGTATGATCCCTTTGCAGCGGCTCATCGTACCGAGACAAAAGAGATCCCTTCTCCTGCCGTCTGCCAGATGTTCCGAACATTTCAAGGATGGACTGCCTTAACACCACAAGGACCCGGTGAAGGTACACTTCAACTCATTCCAATTGCCAGAGGAATGGCCTGGATTCTTCTCAGGGCATTGCAGAATGATGTTGCCGATGACGATCTCTGTGGAGCAAAAGCTGGAAGAGCTCTCTCCATTCTGACTGACTACCACCAACTGCTACTGAAAGCTTTGGTCCCCATTCCAAAGGTTCAACCTGGTGATACTGTGTGGTGGCACCCAGACGTCATTCATGCTGTAGAAGATCATCATCAAGGAAATGACTACAGCAATGTCATGTACATTGGTGCGGCCCCTGATTGCGAAAAGAATCAGATTTTCCTCCACAAGCAAGCCGAAGCCTTTCTACAAGGACGATCCTGTCCTGACTTTGCCCCAGAAG is a genomic window containing:
- a CDS encoding DUF1479 family protein → YIESNQYYDKEIEKRGLDQYFSQLASGRPQIFGLYWSKPQIEARQSEELASARRWLNKLWDHNQSGQPVFNPDQECSYADRLRRRQPGDSTLGLSPHVDGGSVERWLDEGFHNVYRHVYSGEWQKYDPFAAAHRTETKEIPSPAVCQMFRTFQGWTALTPQGPGEGTLQLIPIARGMAWILLRALQNDVADDDLCGAKAGRALSILTDYHQLLLKALVPIPKVQPGDTVWWHPDVIHAVEDHHQGNDYSNVMYIGAAPDCEKNQIFLHKQAEAFLQGRSCPDFAPEDYEVDFVGRAQLSNLTELGCLQMGLS